From Armatimonadota bacterium:
GTCCCGTCATGTCCAGTGGTGCATCCGGCGTTCACCCCGCCCGTTTCGTAGCGTCATTCCGGCTGCCGGTCCGCCGCCGTCACGCCTCTGCGCTGCCTTCATGCTCCGGCCCGATCACCGTGAGGCTCCATTCGTCCTCGTTCAACACGCGGTCTGCCACAGCCTTCACGTCGTCGTGCGTTACGGACATCACCTTCTCGACAACCTCTTCCATCGGGATGACGCGGTCGAAGTACATCTGCGATTTCGCCATTCGGCTCATACGGCTGCTCATGCTCTCAAGGCTGAGCACCAGCGCGCCCTTGATCTGGTTCTGCGCGCGCTGGAACTCGTCGGCGTTCAAGCCTTCCTTGCGCACGTGCCGGGCTTCCTGCCGGCACAGATCGAGCACGTCATCCAGAGTGTCCGGACTGGTGCCGGCGTAGATGGCGTAAAGGCCGGTATCCGCGTAACTGTGCGGGTAGGAGCCGACGCTGTATGCGAGGCCGCGCTTTTCCCGGATTTCCTGGAAGAGGCGGCTGCTCATTCCGCCGCCCACCGCTGCGTCCATCACCGCGAGGGCGTATTTTGTGTCGTCATATTGGTCGGGCCCCCTCGTTCCGATGCAGAAATGCACCTGTTCGGTGGTCCGCTCGTAGCGTACGTCCCGATTGGAGCCGTTCAAGGGCGCCGAAGGAAGGCTCTCCGCAGTGCCGCGCCGGCTGCCCAGCGTATCCTTGAACAGATCCACCACGTCCGCATGCTTCAGATTGCCCGAAGCCACCACGTATGTGCGGTTCGGCTGGTACCAGCGGTTCATGTATGTTACGAGGTCATCCCTCTCTAACGCGCTGACCGTTTCCGGCGTTCCGATAACCGGCCGGCCGATCGGGTGGTCCGGGAACAGGTTCTGCACGAACAGATCGTGCACAAGTTCGTCCGGGGTATCCTGGTATCGCTTGATCTCCTCGAGGACGACGTTGCGCTCGCGGCCCAGTTCCTCGGGATCGAGCAGCGAGTTCAGGCACATGTCGGCCAACACGTCAGCGGCGACGGGAAGGTGCTCGCTCAGCACACGAGCGTAATAGCACGTGTATTCCTTGTCCGTCCCCGCATTCAGCTGCCCGCCTACAAAATCCAGTTCCTGGGCAATCTGCAGCGCGGAACGCTTTTCGGTCCCTTTGAAGAGCATGTGCTCAATGAAATGGGAGATGCCGTTGTTGCGGGCATCTTCCTCGCGCGACCCCACCTTGAACCACAAGCCCAGACTAACCGACTGGACGTAGGTGACTTCCTCAGTGACGATGGTGACGCCGTTATCGAGTTTCGTGGTTTCAACCATAGTGCGTGTTGGCCCCTCCTCCGGGGCGATTCTGTCAATTACCGGTTCTTTCAATATATGGGCAGGCTCGCAGTATGGGCAAGGCGCAGACCAGGAGGTCGCTACCTTACGGGGCGTGGCGGGCGCGACCTCCGGGGGCAATGTATCGTCTAAGAGTCGATATTCCTGCACGAAAGGGAACAGGCATGAGAACTGAACTGATCCTGGCCGCGGCGCTTATCGCCGGGCTCGCCGCAGCGGCCGCCAACGCCGCCCCACGTACGGACATACCCATCAAACACTTCGTCTACATCATTCAAGAAAACATTACCTTCGACCATTACTTCGGCACTTACCCCGGCGCCGACGGTATTCCGAAAGGCGCCAGATTCGCCTACAAACCGGACGGGCCGAAAGAGGTTGCCCCGTTCCACCTGGCGCAGACTTCCATTCCCCGCGACCTGAACCATTCGTGGCAGGCCGCGCACGTGGCGTACAACGGCGGGAAGATGGACGGGTTCCTGTGGGCGGAATGGCCGCGGGCCCTGGCGTACTATTGGAAAGGAAAACTCCCGGAGCCTGATCCTGAGGACGTCTTCCCGATTCCCGGGATTCCGCGCCAGCCCGTGCGCCGCCCGGCGGCTGCCGCCAGGGGGGCGGTGGGTGAAGGCGCGGCCGTCGCGGGCGGTCAGGCGAACGCCGGAGCGTTGGCCCGCAACACGCCACCGCAGGCGCCGACGCCAAAGTGGGTCCTCAATACCCTTTCGTACTACGACTACCGCGAGATTCCCAACTACTGGGAGTATGCGCGGCGTTTCACTTTGTGCGACGCGTTCTTCTCATCCCTGGCCGGACCCAGCGAGCCGAACCACCTTTACACCGTTGCCGCCCAGTCCGGCGGGCTTGTGAATAACCCCATGCGGGATGTTGCCGGCCAGGAAGGCGTCTACGATTTCCCGACGATGGCCGAGCTGCTCTCCGGTTCCGGCGTGACATGGAAGTATTACGATCAGAAGCCCAACCCGAAGAAGCAATCACTCTGGAACCCACTTCCGGGTTTCAAGGCGTTCCAGAAAGATCCGAAACTGATGGATCACCTCGTATCGCTGGACGAATTCGCCAGGGATATCCAAACCGGTAATCTTCCGGAAGTGTCGTGGATCGTACCCATCGGCGCCGACAGCGAGCATCCGCCGGCAGACTCCGCCCGCGGCATGTGGCATGTGACCGGCCTTGTAAACGAGGTCATGAAGAGCAAGTACTGGGACGATACCGCGATCATCGTGACGTGGGACGATTACGGCGGGTTCTATGACCACGTGAAGCCGCCGACCGTGGACGCGTACGGTTTCGGCCCGCGAGTGCCGGCCCTGGTGATCTCCGCCTGGTCAAAGCCCGGCCACGTGAACCACACGACGTTCGACTTTACCTCACCGCTGAAACTGATCGAGACGAAATTCGGCCTGAAGCCCCTCACGGACCGGGATCGAAAGTCGAAAGACATGCTGAACTGCTTCGACTTCAAACAGAAACCGCTGAACCCGGTCGTCATCACCAGCGACACCAAACTGGACTTCAGCGACTTCGAATTGATGAAGCAGGAACGATGAACGAGGAATCCCGGACTCGGGATTCATCGTTCTCGCGTGGCTTTGACGGAGAACAGCAGCGCGATCTTCCCGTCGTGTTCCTTCAAGCGGTACTGGCCGTCTTCGCATTTCGTCACGAAGGGCGGATGCGGGACGGTTGAGTAGGGAAACTCGTGCAGGAAGTCGATTCGCAGGCCGGCGCCGATGAGGGCGTTCACCACGTCTGCCAGAGTGTGCGCCCAACCGTGCTCAACGCCCTTGATGGGTTCGTCCGTGGCGTACGAGCCAACGACTTCCTCCACCCAGGGCTCATCGGTGTGGAAGTACGGGAAAACCATTTCGAGGTCGGGTTCGCTGCCTTCATAGACGCAGCCCATCGGGTGGAAATCGACGATATGAAACGCGCCGCCGGGTTTGAGGAAATGGGCGATGACCTTCGCCCAGCGGGCAAGGTCCGGCAGCCAATAGATGGCTCCGTACGACGTGAAGACGATGTCAAATGCGCCGGACAGGTTGTTCGGCAGGTCATAGACGTCCGACAGGACGAAGGTTGCCGGAAGGCCGCAGGTTTCGGCGATGGAGCGCGCGGCCTCTATGGCCTTGGGAGAGAAATCCGCGCCTGTTGCGATCGCGCCGAGGCGCGCCCAGGAAAGAGTGTCCAGGCCGAAGTGGCACTGCAGATGGAGGAGCGACTTGCCGGCTACATCGCCAACCTCGTCCAACTCTACGGAGTGCAGACGATTGCCGCCGGCGATGAAGGCCGGCACGTCGTAATGCGGCCCCGAGACGTGCGCCTCCGCCCACTTATCCCACAAATCGCGGTTTGAAGCGATGTAATCGTCCATACGGGAATACTGTCCACAGGGACACAGAGGCACAGAGATTGGACTCTGTGCCTCTGTGTCCCTGTGGTTGCGACTCTTCTTACACCGAATTGCACATGCCGGACTCCAGATACTTGATGGCATCTCTCGCCGAGTAGGAGTCATTCTCGTCCTTCATCAGGTGAGGGAGGAACGAGTAATCATCGCCCAGAGTGACGAGGGGGCGTTCGAAGTCGCCATCCTTGAATACCTGGGGGAGGCCGATATCCGCCATGAGGCCGTTGCAGAGGCATTTGGTCCCTTCCGTCGCCTCCAGCTTTCCGCCCTTCGCGACGTAAACCTCGGTGGGTTCCGCCGAGCAGCGGTAGCCGATGGTCCCATCTTCCTTCTTGTACAGGGATTGCAGGTAGCCGATATCGCAGATGCGGGTGCGCGCCTCGAAGACCCCCTGGTCTGCAAGGGATCCCGGCAGCGCCGCGACCTTGAACGGGAAGCCGGACGAAGATGCGCGGGCATCGGTGACGATGTTCAGTTCCTTGCGGTATGCCGCGCGGCGGAGCTCCTTCCGGATAGCGGGAACCAGACCGGACTCGTCGCACAGCGCGAAGATGCTTCCGGCCTGGATGCCCTGCGCGCCCGTGGCCATCACTTCCTGCCACCGTTCCGGCTTCGCGTATGAGCCGGCCAGCCAGAAGGGCAGGTCAAGCTCGCGCATTTTGGCAAAGTCCACAAGGTCGCGTTCGCCGTAGATGGGTTCGCCGCGTTCGTTGAACTGCGCCTTGCCGCGCGGCGGAGCGTTGTGGCCGCCCGCCGTGGGGCTCTCCACCACGAATCCGTTGACCACCCCTGAGGATTTGTTCTTGAGCATCAGTCCCAGCGTGGCGGACGAGATGATCGCCAGAAACTGCGGACGCTTGAGCGGCGCCGCACCCAGCGGGAGAATGGTGGAAGGGTCGAACGTCGAGCGAAAGTCGTCTTCAGGCCCGGCGCCGTCTACGGAAAGGCGATAGGAGGACGGCTGGTGAAGCGCCAGGGTGTCGAGCGCGCCGGGAATCTGGGTCGGGATGCCGGCGCCCATGAGGACGTAGGCGACGCCCGCCAACATGGCGCCGTACAGCGAAGGCAGGTGCTGCATCTGGATTTTCTCCAGGAGGTTCATGCCCACCGGGTTGTCGTGTCCCTCTCGCGCCAGCCAGACTTCGGTGAAACTCGCGCAGACGCATAGTTCGGTCAGCTCGCGCGGCGGCTTGATGGTGAACTTCGGGAGCTGCCGGAAGCGTTCTTTCGCCGCCCTGCCGGCCTCGACGTAGTACTTCTTGAGCACACGCTGGGCGATCTCGGGCGTCGGAAAGTGCTCCAGGGCGCGCCGCATGTGTCCACCGATATCGCCGTTCTGCAGATTGCGGGCGAAAACCTGCGTGATGCCGACACCCGAGACGACGCCAAGGTGGCCAGTCTTGGACACCTCTCTGGCAAGCCTCCAGCCGGAGACGCCGATACCCATCCCTCCCTGTATCAGGCGGGGATTCCTTGACTCCATATCTTTATCCAACCTCGATCGTGTCCTATGTTACAGGGGCCGCACGCGCAACCCAATGGGGGTGCCATCTGAAATGATGCCGCCCACCCCATTATACGGCATAGAGGGGCTTAAGTACACGGGATTGTGACCGGGGAACTGAGGAAGCCGATGGAGCGTAGGAAAACACGGCCATTCACGAGGCCAAGAGGTCGAACGCCACGGCGGCCGCCGGATGGGTCTATTGC
This genomic window contains:
- a CDS encoding pitrilysin family protein — its product is MVETTKLDNGVTIVTEEVTYVQSVSLGLWFKVGSREEDARNNGISHFIEHMLFKGTEKRSALQIAQELDFVGGQLNAGTDKEYTCYYARVLSEHLPVAADVLADMCLNSLLDPEELGRERNVVLEEIKRYQDTPDELVHDLFVQNLFPDHPIGRPVIGTPETVSALERDDLVTYMNRWYQPNRTYVVASGNLKHADVVDLFKDTLGSRRGTAESLPSAPLNGSNRDVRYERTTEQVHFCIGTRGPDQYDDTKYALAVMDAAVGGGMSSRLFQEIREKRGLAYSVGSYPHSYADTGLYAIYAGTSPDTLDDVLDLCRQEARHVRKEGLNADEFQRAQNQIKGALVLSLESMSSRMSRMAKSQMYFDRVIPMEEVVEKVMSVTHDDVKAVADRVLNEDEWSLTVIGPEHEGSAEA
- a CDS encoding alkaline phosphatase family protein, with protein sequence MRTELILAAALIAGLAAAAANAAPRTDIPIKHFVYIIQENITFDHYFGTYPGADGIPKGARFAYKPDGPKEVAPFHLAQTSIPRDLNHSWQAAHVAYNGGKMDGFLWAEWPRALAYYWKGKLPEPDPEDVFPIPGIPRQPVRRPAAAARGAVGEGAAVAGGQANAGALARNTPPQAPTPKWVLNTLSYYDYREIPNYWEYARRFTLCDAFFSSLAGPSEPNHLYTVAAQSGGLVNNPMRDVAGQEGVYDFPTMAELLSGSGVTWKYYDQKPNPKKQSLWNPLPGFKAFQKDPKLMDHLVSLDEFARDIQTGNLPEVSWIVPIGADSEHPPADSARGMWHVTGLVNEVMKSKYWDDTAIIVTWDDYGGFYDHVKPPTVDAYGFGPRVPALVISAWSKPGHVNHTTFDFTSPLKLIETKFGLKPLTDRDRKSKDMLNCFDFKQKPLNPVVITSDTKLDFSDFELMKQER
- a CDS encoding class I SAM-dependent methyltransferase, whose translation is MDDYIASNRDLWDKWAEAHVSGPHYDVPAFIAGGNRLHSVELDEVGDVAGKSLLHLQCHFGLDTLSWARLGAIATGADFSPKAIEAARSIAETCGLPATFVLSDVYDLPNNLSGAFDIVFTSYGAIYWLPDLARWAKVIAHFLKPGGAFHIVDFHPMGCVYEGSEPDLEMVFPYFHTDEPWVEEVVGSYATDEPIKGVEHGWAHTLADVVNALIGAGLRIDFLHEFPYSTVPHPPFVTKCEDGQYRLKEHDGKIALLFSVKATRER
- a CDS encoding nitronate monooxygenase, giving the protein MESRNPRLIQGGMGIGVSGWRLAREVSKTGHLGVVSGVGITQVFARNLQNGDIGGHMRRALEHFPTPEIAQRVLKKYYVEAGRAAKERFRQLPKFTIKPPRELTELCVCASFTEVWLAREGHDNPVGMNLLEKIQMQHLPSLYGAMLAGVAYVLMGAGIPTQIPGALDTLALHQPSSYRLSVDGAGPEDDFRSTFDPSTILPLGAAPLKRPQFLAIISSATLGLMLKNKSSGVVNGFVVESPTAGGHNAPPRGKAQFNERGEPIYGERDLVDFAKMRELDLPFWLAGSYAKPERWQEVMATGAQGIQAGSIFALCDESGLVPAIRKELRRAAYRKELNIVTDARASSSGFPFKVAALPGSLADQGVFEARTRICDIGYLQSLYKKEDGTIGYRCSAEPTEVYVAKGGKLEATEGTKCLCNGLMADIGLPQVFKDGDFERPLVTLGDDYSFLPHLMKDENDSYSARDAIKYLESGMCNSV